A window of Cryptomeria japonica chromosome 3, Sugi_1.0, whole genome shotgun sequence contains these coding sequences:
- the LOC131078615 gene encoding pentatricopeptide repeat-containing protein DOT4, chloroplastic-like encodes MVKEVPRILLTTHKAPGESYAYLQLLQTCIFKNAHSQRKNVHSFIAPGRFAFGTDTTFQSKLINMYVKCGSLLDARKVFDHMKERDNVSSWNTIIAAYRRYGFPHEAVTLFHQMQRTGLQPNQFTFASVLPACAKMGALEQGMNIHQSIMEGGFLSDVIVASALVDMYAKCGSIDKARELFDRMPQRDVISWTAMIAGYVQNGFVEKALENFKQMQLVGEKPDSSTFVSILPACAQIRALELAAAIHKIIIESGVLSEVVVATALVDMYAKCGSIDKAHELFDKMAQRNVVSWNAMIAGYVQNGFVEKALETFKQMQLAGVKPNSTTFASILPACAKMGTLEQGIDIHRSIREGGFLSDVVVSSALVDMYAKCGNIDKACELFDKMPQRNVVSWTAMILGYAQNGFVEKALENFKQMQLAGVTPNSTTFASILPACAKMGALKQGIDIHQSIEEGGFLSDVAVANALVDMYAKCGSIDQAHELFDKMPQRNVVSWNTMIAGYAQNGFYKDALKIFELMKHSGIYPDIVTFARVLFACSHAGLVDEGCTYFNQMRNSFCITPTVDHYVCMVDLLSRASYLEDTLKFIIKMPLKPVVVVWMCFLAACRSHMNIGLGVFTATLLFDLDPKNAATYVLLSNIYAEVGRWGEVQMVRRLMKDRGIKKIPGCSWIEDHKMVHAFCIGDRSHPQTQEIYAMLEKLAWEMKAAGYSPDSKHSLNDVEEEEKELFLCYHSEKLAIAFGLLNTAPGTTIRVVKNLRVCADCHTATKFISKIVPREIVVRDANRFHHFKEGQCSCGDYW; translated from the coding sequence ATGGTGAAGGAGGTGCCGCGCATTCTGCTTACTACACACAAAGCTCCAGGAGAATCATATGCATATCTTCAATTATTGCAGACTTGCATTTTCAAGAACGCACATTCACAGAGGAAAAATGTCCACTCTTTCATCGCTCCCGGGCGATTTGCATTTGGTACAGACACAACTTTTCAGAGTAAGCTTATTAACATGTATGTCAAGTGTGGAAGTTTGTTGGATGCTCGCAAAGTGTTTGACCACATGAAAGAACGAGACAACGTCTCATCATGGAATACGATTATTGCAGCATACCGAAGGTATGGTTTTCCTCACGAGGCAGTCACACTGTTTCACCAAATGCAACGAACAGGTCTCCAACCCAATCAGTTcacgtttgccagcgtactcccagcctgtgccaaaatgggcgCCTTGGAACAgggtatgaacatccatcaaagtataatggaAGGGGGATTTTTGTCAGATGTCATAGTTGCaagtgccctggtagacatgtatgcaaaatgtggaagcatagacaaggcacgtgagttgtttgacagaatgcctcaaagagatgtcatctcatggactgccatgattgcaggatatgttcAAAATGGGTTTGTTGAAAAAGCCTTGGAaaattttaagcaaatgcaattggtcgGTGAAAAACCAGATTCGTCAACCTTCGTCAGCATCCTTCCTGCCTGTGCTCAAATTAGAGCTTTGGAACTTGCTGCAGCCATCCATAAAATTATAATAGAAAGTGGAGTTTTATCGGaggttgtagttgcaactgccttggtagacatgtatgcaaaatgtggaagcatagataaggcacatgaactgtttgacaaaatggctcaaagaaatgtggtttcatggaatgcaatgattgcaggatatgtacaaaatggatttgttgaaaaggctttagaaactttcaagcaaatgcaattagcaggtgtaaagccaaattccacaacctttgcaagcatacttcctgcctgtgccaaaatgggaactTTGGAACAGGGTATTGACATCCATCGAAGCATAAGAGAAGGGGGCTTTTTGTCTGATGTTGTAGTTTCAagtgctctggtagacatgtatgcaaaatgtggaaacatagacaaggcatgtgaactctttgacaaaatgcctcaaagaaatgttgtctcatggactgcaatgattttaggatatgcacaaaatggatttgttgagaaggctttagaaaatttcaagcaaatgcaattggcaggtgtaacaccaaattccacaacttttgccagcattcttccagcctgtgccaaaatgggagcattGAAACAGGGCattgacatccatcaaagcattgaAGAAGGGGGGTTTCTGTCAGATGTTGCAGTTGCAAATGCCCTTGTAGACATGTATGCTAAGTGTGGAAGCATAGAccaggcacatgaactgtttgacaaaatgcctcaaagaaatgtggtttcatggaataccatgattgcaggatatgcacaaaatggattttacaAGGATGCTCTCAAAatatttgaattaatgaagcactctGGAATATATCCTGACATTGTAACATTTGCTCGTGTTCTATTTGCATGCAGCCATGCAGGTTTAGTGGATGAAGGGTGTACATACTTCAATCAAATGAGAAACTCCTTTTGCATTACACCTACAGTTGATCACTATGTATGCATGGTTGATCTTCTTTCCCGTGCCAGCTATCTTGAGGACACACTAAAATTTATTATTAAGATGCCACTTAAACCTGTAGTGGTTGTGTGGATGTGTTTTCTTGCTGCCTGTAGATCACATATGAACATAGGCTTAGGAGTATTTACAGCTACGCTGCTTTTTGATTTGGATCCTAAAAATGCTGCCACTTATGTTCTGCTATCAAACATCTATGCAGAAGTGGGCAGGTGGGGTGAGGTTCAAATGGTAAGGAGGTTGATGAAAGATAGAGGAATTAAAAAGATAcctggatgtagttggattgaagaCCATAAAATGGTACATGCTTTTTGCATAGGAGACAGATCACACCCACAGACACAGGAGATCTATGCAATGTTGGAAAAATTGGCTTGGGAAATGAAGGCAGCAGGGTATTCTCCAGATTCAAAGCATTCACTTAATGAtgtggaagaggaggaaaaagaattaTTCCTCTGCTACCATAGTGAAAAGTTAGCAATCGCATTTGGTTTGTTAAACACGGCCCCTGGAACAACCATTAGAGTTGTTAAGAACCTTCGAGTATGTGCTGATTGCCACACTGCAACGAAATTCATCTCCAAGATAGTTCCTAGAGAAATTGTTGTGAGAGATGCAAACCGATTTCATCATTTTAAAGAGGGACAATGTTCTTGTGGAGACTACTGGTGA